The DNA segment ACTTTTATGGAAGCAGGATCATTTTCACCCTAATGAAAAAGGATATAAACAAATGGCCAAACAGATACTTGAAGTGATCAGGCCAGAAATAGAGAAATAATACAGGTGGAATGCATATGTTAAAACGCTGGTTTTTCAAAAATAAATGGAGGTCCTCCTTTGTCCTTTTGGGGGCTATTAATTTAGGCATCATCCTTTGGGTTCTCTCACTTGTTTTTCTCCCAACCTCCTATCAGATTGTTAACGTTGAGCCTGAGGAGGAGAGCTCGGATGCGGAATTCACAATTGTTTCGACAAAGCAAAACCTTGAGCAGCTAGCTAATGAATATTTAAGTGAGCTTTCTACACAAACAATATTCGATTATTCGATCTCCCTAGATAGGAACGTCACACTCATCGGCAATATTAAAGCATTTGAGCAAACAATTCCTATTAAGCTAGAGTTAAAACCTATCGTTCAAGAAAATGGAGATCTGATCTTGGAACAAGAGCGAATATCGCTTGGGAAGCTCCCCCTACCTAATAAAAAAGTATTGGAATATGTAGCTGAAAATTACAAATTTCCAGAATGGGTCAGGGTCCATCCTAATGAAGAAAATATTTACGTTGCTGTTACTCAAATGGATACAGCTTCTAACTTCAAAATAGCAGTAGACCGTTTCAACTTAAATTCAAACCAGTTGGCTTTCCGTATCTCAGTACCGAATGACACTTTTAATTTTGCGCAAGCGCTCGTTGAAGAAAAGCTAAAATAAAACCGCCGCTCCTATAAGGAACAGCGGTTTTATTTTTTGCGATATTTTCATTTTGGTGGCCCCACACGACGTGAGGGGCGTTGGTACAGGACGTGCCGAACCTAGCCAAACTCCCATTGCCAGGGAGTCTCGCTTTTCTAGATATAAAGCCCTTTTGGAATCTCTGAAAGGATGGAATTTTCTTTCTCATTATAAAGAACATCCAGTTCATGCATAGCACGGGTACAGGCAGTATATAGCATCAATCGTCCTTCATCATCCTGGTACCCTTGACGCGTAGCATTGTAAACGAGAACACTATCAAATTCAATTCCTTTAGCAAAATACACAGGTAAAATGAGTACGCCCGATTGGAATGGCTGTGTTTCTTTGTATATCAGTGTAGCGCTAAGCTGTTTTCCTACTAATTGATACGCTTGTTTGCTTTCTTCAAGTGTATAACACAGAATAGCAATTGTCTCATGGCCTTCTCTTTGTCTATCCTGGATGACTTCAATAATCCTTTCCTTAACTTCCTCCAACTCTGTCACTTTCCACAGACGCGGTAAATGCCCATCTCGATTAAAGGCTTCAATACTTGCTCCATCCACCAATAAATGTTTGGTAAATTCCACGATAGGCCTAGTGGAACGATAACTTCTGGATAGTTCCATTTTCTTCGCTTCCCCGTTGTGGACCTGCTTATCTAGAATTGTCATGCCTCCAAGGTTGTGTGTATAGATAGCTTGGTGTTTGTCACCTAAAAGCGTGAACTGAGCGGATGGAAACATCTCTTTAATATATAAGTATTGAAAAACGGAATAGTCCTGTGCTTCATCCATGAACACGTAGCGAATTGAGGTATTCACCTTCCGCCCTTCCAGCTGGTCCTGCAAATATAAATAGGGGGTTTGATCCTCTACAGGAAGATAGCGTTTTTGTACGTTTTGGATCGTATGTTGACTTATTTGACTCCAGCTTTTTGGCTGCATCTTAACCTGAGGGAACGATTCATTAAAAAGACCTTCATACACCTTTTCCATTTGGATAAACTTGTAGTTTGCAATCTTTTTTCTCAAAGAGGCCATCCGTCGTCTAACGATTATTTTCTTCAACAATTTTTCCTCTTTTTCAAAATCATTAAATGTCTCTTCATTGAAATTATGATTTTGTTCCAACTTTTGAAAAGCCTTCAAATAGTCCTCTTTGCTAAGCAAGGCAGCTTCTTCCTCCGGCCAATCCTTAGCTCGCTCCTCTCTTTCCACATGCTTAAGCTGATTAAATAACCAGTCCTTAACGAGGTCTACTTTATTTGCCATCGACATTGCCGAATCTAACTGATAGAAGAATTCCTCGATGCGCTCAGCAGGGATTCGTACTTCTCCACGGAACTTCACATTTCTAAACCTCATTCCATGGGTAGATAATTGCTTCAGGTAGTTGTCGATCATCATTTTAAAAGAAGCGCTTGACTTAAAATCTACTGCCTCTTTTTCGTGAGATTCTTCGCCGCTTCCTTTAGCTGCTAAAGAACTTTCCAGCTGTTCAAATGGTGTCTGCAAATCAAATTCATCATCTAAGCGCTTCGAGACGTATTCTTGAAAGGTTGATTGCTGCATTGGCTCTTCCCCTAACTCAGGAAGGACTGACGCGACATAGCTTGAAAACATTTGGTTTGGTGAAAACAGTAAAATTTGATCTGCATTCATTTGCTTGCGGTATCTATAAAGTAAATAGGCGACCCTCTGCATAGCGGCAGATGTTTTTCCACTTCCGGCTACACCTTGGACAAGCAGTAATTGACTACTTTCGTTTCTAATAATCGCGTTTTGTTCTTTTTGTATCGTTGCTACGATGGATTTCATTTGGGAACTCGCCTGATCTCCGAGCACTTTTTGCAGCAAAGAGTCTCCAATGGTAATCCCTGTATTAAACATTCCTTTTAACATACCGTTTTCTGTAACAAATTGTCTTTTAAGGTCGATCGCCCCTTCAATGGTGCCTTCAGGCGTTTCGTAGTAGGCAGATCCAGGCTCAAAATCATAGTACATACTTGAAACAGGGGCTCGCCAGTCATACACAAGAAAATGGTCCTCCGCCTTATTCATCAATGAGGAAATGCCAATGTATATCGCTTCTTTAGCTACTCCATCTTCAGTAAAATCAATTCGCCCAAAATATGGAGAGTCCTCCATTCGATCAAGCAGTTTTTTACTCCTATAATATTGGCCGTGACTTCTTTCACGTTCTGACAATAACTCCGACTGCTGCTTGATACTTGCATAGGTTTCAACAGCATCATCGACTTCATCAAAATTGACGGTTACATCGTCCCAGAATTTCTTCCTAAGATCGATAATATCCCCTTTAAGAGAATCGGCACTTCTAAGTAACTGATTCTTTTTTGCTTCTATAACCTTGCGTACTTCAGCGATTCTTTGTTGCTCAACGTCCCACTCATTATCCACGTGAGTCATAGCGATATCTTCCTTCCGCAAAAAGTTGACAAACTTCACAAACTCATGTAAAATTTAACTTGGGTAATTATATTTAAATTCAAGCGCCACTCTTGATAATAACATACTTGCAACTGAAAAACAATTCACAGACACTAGTGTGTCTTTTTTTTATGCAAATGATTAGGTTATGATACAATTTTTACAAAGTTATATAAAAGGAAGTGAACGCATGCGTGTCGTAAACAACATCGCTGACTTAATTGGAGATACTCCGCTCGTTAAACTTAACCGAATCACACCAGAGGGCGGGGCCACTATTTATATGAAGTCGGAAAAGCAAAATCCTAGCGGCAGTGTAAAAGATAGAGCTGCCTATAACATGATTATACAAGCTGAACAGGATGGTCATCTCAATGCAGACTCCACTATTATCGAACCAACGAGTGGAAATACAGGGATAGGAATTGCCATGAACGCAGCTGCACGTGGATACCGGGCTATCCTTGTTATGCCGGATACCATGACACAGGAACGAATCAATCTACTGAAAGCTTACGGCGCTGAAATTGTGTTGACACCTGGTGACACCAAA comes from the Halobacillus shinanisalinarum genome and includes:
- the helD gene encoding RNA polymerase recycling motor HelD, translating into MTHVDNEWDVEQQRIAEVRKVIEAKKNQLLRSADSLKGDIIDLRKKFWDDVTVNFDEVDDAVETYASIKQQSELLSERERSHGQYYRSKKLLDRMEDSPYFGRIDFTEDGVAKEAIYIGISSLMNKAEDHFLVYDWRAPVSSMYYDFEPGSAYYETPEGTIEGAIDLKRQFVTENGMLKGMFNTGITIGDSLLQKVLGDQASSQMKSIVATIQKEQNAIIRNESSQLLLVQGVAGSGKTSAAMQRVAYLLYRYRKQMNADQILLFSPNQMFSSYVASVLPELGEEPMQQSTFQEYVSKRLDDEFDLQTPFEQLESSLAAKGSGEESHEKEAVDFKSSASFKMMIDNYLKQLSTHGMRFRNVKFRGEVRIPAERIEEFFYQLDSAMSMANKVDLVKDWLFNQLKHVEREERAKDWPEEEAALLSKEDYLKAFQKLEQNHNFNEETFNDFEKEEKLLKKIIVRRRMASLRKKIANYKFIQMEKVYEGLFNESFPQVKMQPKSWSQISQHTIQNVQKRYLPVEDQTPYLYLQDQLEGRKVNTSIRYVFMDEAQDYSVFQYLYIKEMFPSAQFTLLGDKHQAIYTHNLGGMTILDKQVHNGEAKKMELSRSYRSTRPIVEFTKHLLVDGASIEAFNRDGHLPRLWKVTELEEVKERIIEVIQDRQREGHETIAILCYTLEESKQAYQLVGKQLSATLIYKETQPFQSGVLILPVYFAKGIEFDSVLVYNATRQGYQDDEGRLMLYTACTRAMHELDVLYNEKENSILSEIPKGLYI
- a CDS encoding YpmS family protein encodes the protein MLKRWFFKNKWRSSFVLLGAINLGIILWVLSLVFLPTSYQIVNVEPEEESSDAEFTIVSTKQNLEQLANEYLSELSTQTIFDYSISLDRNVTLIGNIKAFEQTIPIKLELKPIVQENGDLILEQERISLGKLPLPNKKVLEYVAENYKFPEWVRVHPNEENIYVAVTQMDTASNFKIAVDRFNLNSNQLAFRISVPNDTFNFAQALVEEKLK